In Crinalium epipsammum PCC 9333, the following are encoded in one genomic region:
- a CDS encoding 6-pyruvoyl trahydropterin synthase family protein, which translates to MPRWKLVTEFSFDSAHYIKDYDGPCGRMHGHTYKVKVEATSGQLHSSQYVPHKVMVADFRTLRWAKQDGTKGGLDHCVLNEVLPEGYETTAEMIAKYIYDETKKRVPEGVQLKVAVSETPNSWVEYEDD; encoded by the coding sequence ATGCCTCGTTGGAAATTGGTTACGGAATTTAGTTTTGATAGCGCCCACTATATTAAAGACTATGACGGTCCTTGTGGTCGAATGCACGGACACACCTATAAAGTCAAGGTAGAGGCGACTTCTGGGCAGTTACACTCATCACAATATGTTCCTCACAAAGTGATGGTAGCCGACTTTAGGACTTTGCGCTGGGCAAAGCAAGATGGCACTAAGGGAGGGTTGGATCACTGCGTTTTAAACGAGGTGCTACCAGAGGGTTACGAGACAACCGCAGAGATGATTGCTAAGTATATTTACGATGAGACGAAGAAGCGAGTGCCAGAAGGGGTGCAGTTGAAAGTGGCGGTATCTGAAACACCTAATAGTTGGGTAGAGTATGAGGATGATTAA